GCAGCAGCACCGGGATTTAAAGTTTATTATCTCTGGATAATGGCAGGCCCTTACGGTAGAAAGTTGACTCCCAAAGATGACCCGAAGTTAGTGGGTGCTATGAAAATCAACTAAGTTGTTTTGGGAGGAATGTAATATGGTGAAGCTAAACAAAGAATTACTGAAGGGAAATTTCACATTTCCTTCGGATTTAGAGGTTCAGGATTTTCCTGAAGAACTACCTGAAAAGGTAATTCAATTCGGAGAGGGCAATTTTTTAAGGGCATTTGTTGATTGGATGTTTCATCAAATGAATAAAGCAAATTTGTTTAACGGTCGGGTTGTAGTTGTTCAACCAATAGCTGAAGGGCTTGTAGAAAAATTAAATCAACAGGACGGACTTTACACATTAATACTTAGAGGTCTGAAAGATGGAGTGCCCACAGAGGTAAAGGAAATAATTAGTTCGGTAAGCAGGGGTATTAATCCTTACACTCAATGGGAAGAATTTTTAAGGTGTGCGGAGGACCCCAATATCGAGTTTGTAATATCCAATACCACCGAAGCGGGAATATATTACGATAAAAACGATAGCCTGGATAAAATGCCTCCTGTGTCTTTCCCGGGAAAACTGGTGGCTTATCTATTCCACAGGTATAAACATTTTAGCGGAGATCCAGCAAAAGGGATGGTAATTATACCTTGTGAGCTTATTGATAGAAACGGTGACAATTTAAGAAAAATTGTTCTACAACTTTCAAAAGATTGGAATTTACCTGGAGATTTTATAAAGTGGGTTGAAGAAAACAATATTTTCTTAAATACTCTGGTAGACCGTGTGGTAACCGGATATCCAAAGGATGAGGTAACAGAAATTATATCAAAGCTTGGGTACGAAGACGAGCTTTTGGATACCGGAGAATTATTCCACCTCTGGGTGATAGAGGG
This genomic stretch from Thermovenabulum gondwanense harbors:
- a CDS encoding tagaturonate reductase, producing the protein MVKLNKELLKGNFTFPSDLEVQDFPEELPEKVIQFGEGNFLRAFVDWMFHQMNKANLFNGRVVVVQPIAEGLVEKLNQQDGLYTLILRGLKDGVPTEVKEIISSVSRGINPYTQWEEFLRCAEDPNIEFVISNTTEAGIYYDKNDSLDKMPPVSFPGKLVAYLFHRYKHFSGDPAKGMVIIPCELIDRNGDNLRKIVLQLSKDWNLPGDFIKWVEENNIFLNTLVDRVVTGYPKDEVTEIISKLGYEDELLDTGELFHLWVIEGPRELSEKLPFTKVGLNVIWTEDMTPYRTRKVRILNGAHTSSVPAAFLYGLETVGEMMDHDVMGEYVRNIIYDEIIPSIDLDKKMLTDFADSVIERFRNPFIKHYLISILLNSSSKFKTRVLPSIIEYYRRFGKLPEKLTFSMAALIAVYKDGRVEGTSMVARREKGEFIMKDDLPVLQFFENTWKKFDGSLGSAIEVAREVLGNIDLWGEDLTNMPGFTEKVGNYLYQISADGIRKTVHGLVKGEENK